One window from the genome of Cyclobacterium amurskyense encodes:
- a CDS encoding carbohydrate-binding family 9-like protein, protein MFRKSILLIGLSIINLAVYAQDIPQAKGYVAYKVSQKPIIDGKLEESNWLAANWSSPFMDIQGTDFPMPNQLTQMKMLWDENFLYIGILLKEKNIWATYTERESVIFHENDIEIFIDPDGDTHNYYEIEVNALGTLWDLLLTKPYKNGGNPINGWNINDFEYAIHLDGTINDPSDVDDHWSIEMAIPWKSLSQSGPSYKAPENGDQWRINFSRVQWQIEPTANGYTKKINPQTGKSYPEDNWVWSPMGLINMHLPERWGYVQFSDSQVGNGNQAFVMHADEQIKNELRKLYDAEKAFFAIHGHYTDQLTELNSNTPLSDVAIEATKSWFKISCPATSKDKYWYITEDSRIWKK, encoded by the coding sequence ATGTTCAGAAAATCTATACTATTGATAGGCTTGTCAATAATTAATCTCGCGGTGTATGCCCAAGACATTCCCCAAGCCAAAGGCTATGTGGCCTATAAAGTCAGTCAAAAGCCTATTATAGATGGTAAGCTGGAAGAGTCCAACTGGCTCGCGGCCAATTGGTCTAGTCCTTTTATGGATATCCAGGGAACTGATTTTCCAATGCCCAATCAATTGACACAAATGAAAATGCTTTGGGATGAAAATTTTTTATACATCGGTATTCTACTCAAGGAGAAAAATATTTGGGCCACCTACACTGAAAGAGAATCAGTAATATTCCATGAGAATGATATTGAAATATTTATAGATCCAGATGGAGACACCCATAATTATTACGAAATAGAGGTCAATGCCCTTGGAACTCTATGGGATCTCTTGCTAACCAAACCTTATAAAAATGGTGGAAACCCTATCAATGGATGGAACATCAACGATTTTGAATATGCCATCCATCTAGATGGAACGATTAATGACCCCAGCGATGTGGACGACCACTGGTCCATAGAGATGGCTATACCCTGGAAAAGCCTCTCACAATCCGGCCCTTCCTACAAAGCCCCTGAAAATGGTGATCAATGGCGCATCAACTTTTCAAGGGTGCAATGGCAAATTGAACCTACAGCAAATGGCTACACGAAAAAAATCAACCCACAAACCGGTAAATCCTACCCGGAAGACAATTGGGTTTGGTCCCCCATGGGATTGATCAATATGCACCTGCCGGAAAGATGGGGTTACGTTCAATTTTCTGATAGCCAAGTTGGAAATGGCAATCAAGCTTTTGTCATGCATGCAGATGAGCAGATAAAAAACGAATTAAGAAAGCTATACGATGCAGAAAAGGCATTTTTCGCTATCCATGGTCATTATACCGATCAATTGACTGAGCTAAATAGCAATACTCCCTTGTCAGATGTGGCCATAGAAGCTACTAAGTCTTGGTTTAAAATCTCCTGCCCGGCAACTTCCAAGGACAAATACTGGTATATAACTGAGGACAGCAGGATATGGAAAAAATAA
- a CDS encoding DUF4382 domain-containing protein, whose amino-acid sequence MIKNTINFFGFWLLGLICIGCTEATETRSLINLLLIDSPGDFDEVWVEVNGVEILPAGIRGSEENANWVSIPYQAASNMVLVSALVNDTQLLIGRTEIPAGDISKVRFLLGDVAYLIKDDIRTDMSISTDSEALLELDVDINTQSGLSYDIILDLDLAQSVVANQSGGFDFVPHLRVFVGTGLSEITGTIYPISIAPHVLAISATDTFSTLTADDGGFLLSGLPEDEYEFKIAAPTGYQDTTFTLLTYPDSTLTLDPITITLQESTSP is encoded by the coding sequence ATGATAAAAAATACAATTAACTTTTTTGGTTTTTGGCTTCTTGGCCTTATTTGCATTGGTTGTACCGAAGCGACAGAAACACGCTCATTGATCAACCTATTACTTATAGACTCTCCTGGAGATTTTGATGAAGTATGGGTAGAAGTCAATGGGGTAGAAATTCTGCCTGCGGGAATTCGCGGAAGTGAGGAAAATGCCAACTGGGTGAGTATCCCCTATCAGGCTGCCAGCAATATGGTTTTGGTAAGTGCACTGGTCAATGACACCCAGCTTCTCATAGGAAGAACAGAAATTCCAGCTGGAGATATTTCCAAAGTTAGGTTTCTTCTGGGAGATGTAGCCTACTTGATAAAGGACGACATCCGAACGGACATGAGCATCTCCACAGATAGCGAGGCACTATTGGAATTGGATGTGGACATTAACACCCAAAGTGGTCTTTCCTATGACATCATTCTGGATCTGGACCTGGCCCAATCTGTGGTCGCTAACCAAAGTGGAGGCTTTGATTTTGTCCCTCATCTTAGGGTATTTGTAGGGACTGGTTTATCAGAAATCACTGGAACAATCTACCCCATTAGCATCGCCCCACATGTGCTGGCAATCTCAGCCACAGACACCTTCAGCACACTCACCGCTGATGATGGTGGTTTCTTGCTTAGTGGCTTGCCAGAAGATGAATACGAATTCAAAATAGCCGCTCCTACAGGATATCAGGACACTACTTTCACTCTCTTGACTTACCCTGACAGCACATTGACCCTAGACCCAATCACCATCACCTTACAAGAATCCACCTCCCCCTGA
- the ribD gene encoding bifunctional diaminohydroxyphosphoribosylaminopyrimidine deaminase/5-amino-6-(5-phosphoribosylamino)uracil reductase RibD encodes MNEDQHKIYMLRAIELAELGRGSVSPNPMVGCVIVHNGLIIGEGYHEKYGQAHAEVNAIASVKNKSLLKEATLYVSLEPCAHFGKTPPCADLIVKHQLKEVIIAAVDSNPLVEKKGIQKLEQAGIAVTTGVMEQEVRKQNVRFFTQMEKKRPYIILKWAQTKDGFVARTNFDSKWISNSLSRQQVHRWRTEEDAILVGTNTARYDNPRLNARDWYGKDPLRLVVDRELKLEESLHLFDGQQNTIIYNNKLNKTIGKTEWAKIDVRIDAKKIVADLYARNIQSLIVEGGAAVLGDFIANDLWDEARVFTGNAKFGLGIPAPVMTTIPTAQYTFKEDLLAIYRNHD; translated from the coding sequence ATGAACGAAGATCAGCATAAAATCTACATGTTAAGGGCCATTGAACTGGCTGAATTAGGAAGGGGAAGTGTCAGCCCTAATCCCATGGTGGGCTGTGTGATCGTTCATAATGGATTGATTATAGGTGAAGGCTATCACGAAAAATACGGGCAAGCCCATGCAGAGGTAAACGCCATTGCTTCAGTTAAGAACAAATCCCTTTTAAAAGAGGCAACCCTCTATGTTAGCCTGGAACCCTGCGCTCATTTTGGAAAAACCCCGCCCTGTGCAGACTTAATTGTCAAGCATCAATTAAAGGAAGTCATCATCGCTGCGGTAGACAGCAATCCTCTAGTGGAGAAAAAAGGAATTCAAAAGTTAGAACAGGCAGGAATAGCCGTGACTACAGGAGTGATGGAGCAGGAGGTTAGAAAGCAGAATGTGCGGTTTTTCACCCAAATGGAGAAAAAGCGACCCTATATTATTCTAAAGTGGGCCCAGACAAAAGATGGCTTTGTAGCCCGTACCAACTTTGACAGTAAATGGATTAGCAATTCGCTTAGCAGACAGCAGGTACACCGCTGGCGTACAGAAGAGGATGCCATTTTGGTGGGCACCAATACCGCCCGCTATGACAATCCCCGACTCAATGCCAGAGATTGGTATGGAAAAGACCCATTGAGGTTGGTTGTAGACAGGGAGTTGAAATTGGAGGAAAGTTTACATTTGTTTGATGGGCAGCAAAACACCATCATATACAATAACAAACTCAATAAGACAATCGGAAAGACCGAATGGGCCAAAATAGATGTTCGCATCGATGCCAAAAAAATCGTAGCAGACCTTTATGCAAGAAACATTCAGAGTCTGATTGTGGAAGGTGGAGCAGCAGTTTTGGGGGATTTTATAGCAAATGACTTATGGGATGAGGCAAGGGTTTTTACCGGAAATGCCAAGTTTGGCTTGGGCATCCCAGCCCCTGTTATGACAACTATTCCCACTGCCCAATATACTTTTAAGGAGGATTTACTAGCAATTTACAGGAACCATGACTGA
- a CDS encoding efflux RND transporter periplasmic adaptor subunit, giving the protein MSRIKLNKIGIYAFFIPLIVVFSCNSGDKSGKKAEAVKEFPVIEVVASDTIMHRDYVADIKAIQNVELRARVQGFLEKVNVDEGQEVKKGQILFKTNEQEYKAELAKAKANFESAKAEAKVIEFEVGRLKIMVDNNVISESELNLTKAKYDAVLAKIEEAKSAMDNAEVQLSYTNIRAPFDGIIDRIPLKTGSLVEQGSLFTTVSNISSVHVYFNVSEKEYLEYIKSKGETTENNVVNLVLADGAPYAYEGIIETMQGEFNANTGSIAFRALFPNPTKILKHGATGKIILTNKIRNAIIIPQKAVFEIQDRSFVYIVKEDNTVEMRSIIPRARFSHYYIIESGLEVGERLVYEGIQNVKDGMTIQPKIVADETGSTLPENDDTLAEVMPTSTEQ; this is encoded by the coding sequence ATGAGCAGAATAAAATTAAATAAAATTGGAATATATGCATTTTTTATTCCGTTAATAGTTGTTTTTTCATGTAATAGTGGCGATAAATCAGGTAAAAAAGCTGAAGCAGTCAAAGAATTCCCAGTCATTGAAGTGGTTGCATCAGACACTATTATGCATAGGGACTACGTAGCAGATATCAAAGCCATTCAGAATGTGGAGCTTAGGGCTAGGGTACAGGGCTTTCTTGAAAAAGTAAATGTGGATGAAGGGCAGGAAGTAAAAAAAGGCCAGATTCTTTTCAAAACCAACGAACAGGAATACAAAGCGGAATTGGCCAAAGCCAAAGCCAATTTTGAAAGTGCCAAGGCAGAAGCCAAAGTGATAGAGTTTGAAGTCGGCCGTTTGAAAATTATGGTGGACAACAACGTCATTTCGGAATCTGAGCTTAACTTAACCAAGGCGAAATACGATGCTGTTTTGGCGAAAATTGAGGAAGCCAAATCTGCCATGGACAATGCAGAAGTACAATTGTCCTATACCAATATCAGGGCTCCTTTTGATGGGATTATTGATAGAATACCTTTAAAAACGGGTAGTTTGGTAGAGCAAGGCAGTTTATTTACCACCGTTTCCAATATTAGCTCTGTCCATGTTTATTTCAATGTCTCTGAGAAAGAATACTTGGAATACATCAAGTCTAAAGGAGAGACTACTGAGAACAATGTTGTCAACCTTGTACTTGCAGATGGAGCGCCTTATGCTTATGAGGGCATTATCGAAACCATGCAAGGTGAATTCAATGCCAATACCGGTTCAATTGCATTTAGGGCTTTATTTCCCAATCCAACAAAGATCCTTAAGCACGGAGCAACAGGTAAAATCATCCTTACCAATAAGATAAGGAACGCAATTATTATACCTCAGAAAGCGGTCTTTGAAATTCAGGACAGGAGTTTTGTATACATAGTTAAAGAGGACAACACTGTAGAGATGCGCAGTATTATTCCTAGAGCAAGATTTTCTCATTATTATATTATAGAGTCTGGTTTGGAAGTAGGAGAACGTCTGGTGTATGAAGGGATACAGAATGTGAAAGATGGTATGACCATTCAGCCTAAAATAGTTGCTGATGAAACTGGTTCTACATTACCAGAAAATGACGATACCCTTGCAGAAGTAATGCCTACCAGTACAGAACAATAA